The Nocardioides humi genome includes a region encoding these proteins:
- a CDS encoding 2-hydroxyacid dehydrogenase, giving the protein MSRPTILRVPPLSPQLHDAVGEQYDAVDLADLAEHAEDVVGIVCSNSGRVDGDLIAALPRLGVIANHGVGYDNIDVPAALERGIAVSNTPEVLDDAVAETAVALLLAVRRQVVPADRFVRAGRWLEEAFPLTGQVAGSRVGILGLGRIGRAVATRLEALGCTVSYHNRHRLPDVPYAYAASAAELAAGVDSLVVVVPGGAGTAALVDREVLDALGPDGVLVNVARGSVVDEPALVAALADGRLGGAGLDVYAEEPQVPAELIAMDTVVLLPHVASGTHPTRAAMRALTLDNLASWLADGTLRTPIPEMTTTGKDS; this is encoded by the coding sequence GTGAGCCGACCGACCATCCTCCGTGTCCCGCCGCTCAGTCCCCAGCTCCACGACGCCGTCGGCGAGCAGTACGACGCCGTCGACCTCGCCGATCTCGCCGAGCACGCCGAGGACGTCGTCGGGATCGTCTGCTCCAACAGCGGCCGCGTCGACGGCGACCTGATCGCCGCCCTGCCCCGGCTGGGCGTGATCGCCAACCACGGCGTCGGCTACGACAACATCGACGTGCCGGCGGCGCTGGAGCGCGGGATCGCGGTCAGCAACACCCCCGAGGTGCTCGACGACGCGGTCGCCGAGACGGCGGTCGCGCTGCTGCTCGCCGTACGCCGCCAGGTGGTGCCCGCCGACCGGTTCGTGCGGGCGGGCCGGTGGCTCGAGGAGGCGTTCCCCCTGACCGGCCAGGTCGCCGGCAGCCGGGTCGGCATCCTCGGCCTGGGCCGGATCGGCCGTGCGGTCGCCACCCGGCTGGAGGCCCTCGGCTGCACGGTGAGCTACCACAACCGGCACCGCCTGCCCGACGTCCCCTACGCGTACGCCGCCTCCGCGGCCGAGCTCGCCGCCGGCGTCGACAGCCTCGTCGTGGTCGTGCCGGGCGGCGCCGGGACCGCGGCCCTGGTCGATCGCGAGGTGCTCGACGCCCTCGGTCCGGACGGCGTCCTGGTCAACGTCGCCCGCGGCTCCGTGGTCGACGAGCCGGCCCTGGTCGCGGCGCTCGCCGACGGCCGGCTGGGCGGCGCCGGCCTCGACGTGTACGCCGAGGAGCCGCAGGTCCCCGCGGAGCTGATCGCGATGGACACCGTGGTGCTGCTCCCCCACGTCGCGTCCGGCACCCACCCCACCCGGGCGGCGATGCGGGCGCTGACCCTCGACAACCTCGCGTCGTGGCTGGCCGACGGCACGCTGCGCACCCCGATCCCGGAGATGACCACGACAGGGAAGGACAGCTGA
- a CDS encoding IS481 family transposase: MSHANAALTPRARLRLARLVVDHDWPLARAAERYDVSWRTAKKWAERYRHEGPAGMCDRSSAPRRQPNRTPAPVVRKIVHLRWKQRLGPVEIADRLSMPASTVHAVLVRCRINRLSHVDRATGEPIRRYEHEKPGDLLHVDVKKLGKVPDGGGWRYVGRQQGLKNRAATAARTGSRNKRYEPNIGTCYLHTVIDDHSRVAYIEARDDETKETATEVLKNAVAWFAERGVTVQRVISDNGSCYKSHLWRDTCTELGITAKKTRPYRPQTNGKIERFHRTLAEGWAFKKFYNSESARLAALPAWVHKYNHHRPHSAIGKAAPITRLNNLAGHHI, translated from the coding sequence ATGTCCCACGCTAACGCTGCCCTGACCCCACGCGCCCGGCTACGGCTGGCTCGCCTGGTCGTAGACCACGACTGGCCCCTCGCTCGAGCGGCTGAGCGCTACGACGTCTCTTGGCGCACAGCGAAGAAGTGGGCCGAGCGCTACCGGCACGAGGGACCCGCCGGGATGTGCGACCGATCCTCAGCCCCACGCCGTCAGCCGAACCGGACACCGGCACCGGTGGTGCGCAAGATCGTGCACCTGCGGTGGAAGCAGCGACTCGGTCCGGTCGAGATCGCCGACCGGCTCTCGATGCCGGCATCGACCGTGCACGCGGTTTTGGTGCGATGTCGGATCAACCGGCTCTCCCATGTCGACCGGGCCACCGGTGAGCCGATCCGCCGCTACGAGCACGAGAAGCCGGGCGACCTCCTGCACGTCGACGTCAAGAAGCTCGGCAAGGTCCCCGACGGCGGTGGCTGGCGTTACGTCGGCCGCCAGCAAGGCCTGAAGAACCGCGCTGCGACCGCAGCGCGCACTGGATCACGCAACAAGCGCTACGAACCGAACATCGGGACCTGCTACCTACACACAGTGATCGATGACCACTCCCGCGTCGCCTATATCGAGGCACGCGACGACGAGACCAAAGAGACCGCGACCGAGGTCCTGAAGAACGCGGTCGCCTGGTTCGCCGAGCGTGGCGTCACCGTCCAGCGGGTGATCAGCGACAACGGCAGCTGCTACAAGTCCCACCTGTGGCGTGACACGTGCACCGAGCTGGGCATCACGGCGAAGAAGACTCGGCCCTACCGACCGCAGACCAACGGGAAGATCGAGCGGTTCCACCGCACCCTGGCCGAGGGCTGGGCGTTCAAGAAGTTCTACAACTCCGAGTCAGCCCGACTTGCCGCTCTGCCAGCATGGGTCCACAAGTACAACCATCACCGGCCCCACTCAGCAATCGGGAAGGCCGCACCCATCACCAGGTTGAACAACCTGGCTGGGCATCACATCTAG
- a CDS encoding Lrp/AsnC family transcriptional regulator codes for MDAVDTGILDVLRADSRTSIREVAERLGISRASAYARVKRLVDTGVIRGFTVDVDPAALGLGLPAYIHVRIKQNTWKSFRKKAWALEEAAHIALVAGDFDCVMLVRARDAEHLRELVLERIQSLPEVVATQTVLVFEEHVGHG; via the coding sequence ATGGATGCCGTCGACACTGGAATTCTGGACGTCCTGCGTGCCGACTCGCGGACCTCGATCCGGGAGGTCGCCGAGCGGCTCGGGATCAGCCGGGCCAGCGCGTACGCCCGGGTCAAGCGGCTCGTCGACACCGGGGTGATCCGCGGCTTCACCGTCGACGTCGACCCCGCCGCGCTGGGGCTCGGCCTGCCGGCGTACATCCACGTCCGGATCAAGCAGAACACCTGGAAGTCCTTCCGCAAGAAGGCCTGGGCGCTCGAGGAGGCCGCCCACATCGCGCTCGTCGCCGGCGACTTCGACTGCGTGATGCTGGTCCGCGCCCGCGACGCCGAGCACCTGCGCGAGCTCGTACTGGAGCGGATCCAGTCGCTGCCCGAGGTCGTCGCGACGCAGACGGTGCTGGTGTTCGAGGAGCACGTGGGGCACGGCTGA
- a CDS encoding FAD-dependent oxidoreductase yields MTLRVAIVGGGPAGIYAADILTKAETPVSVDILERLPAPFGLVRYGVAPDHPRIKEIIKALQRVIAKPEVRFLGNVEYGVDVKLEDLREFYDAVVIATGAMADRDLGIPGEEHSLGAADFVSWYDAHPDVPQTWPLDATSVAVLGVGNVALDVARVLAKTGDEMLVTDIPPHVHAGLKAKTITDVHVFARRGPAYAKFSPLELRELNHSPNVEVIVHPEGFDVDEHGVEHIAQHKAQKMVLNTLTSWVGADPVGKPHRIHLHFAEAPAEIVADADGRVTTLRTERTHSPNADGNVEGTGEITDWEVQQVYRAIGYRSSALPGLPFDDRAAVIPNDGGRVLDLDGDPVPGTYVTGWIKRGPVGLIGHTKSDAAETVGHLLAETTPTAPSRRPEDVDAYFAEREVDVVTHASWELLDAHEIALGEAEGRARVKVATRADMLAAGRG; encoded by the coding sequence ATGACTCTTCGTGTAGCGATCGTGGGCGGTGGCCCGGCCGGCATCTACGCCGCCGACATCCTCACCAAGGCCGAGACCCCGGTCTCCGTCGACATCCTCGAGCGCCTCCCCGCTCCGTTCGGCCTCGTGCGGTACGGCGTCGCGCCCGACCACCCGCGGATCAAAGAGATCATCAAGGCGCTCCAGCGGGTGATCGCCAAGCCGGAGGTGCGCTTCCTCGGCAACGTGGAGTACGGCGTCGACGTGAAGCTCGAGGACCTCCGCGAGTTCTACGACGCGGTCGTGATCGCCACCGGCGCGATGGCCGACCGCGACCTCGGCATCCCCGGCGAGGAGCACTCGCTCGGCGCCGCCGACTTCGTCTCCTGGTACGACGCCCACCCGGACGTGCCGCAGACCTGGCCCCTCGACGCGACGAGCGTGGCCGTGCTCGGCGTCGGCAATGTCGCGCTCGACGTCGCGCGGGTGCTGGCCAAGACCGGCGACGAGATGCTCGTGACCGACATCCCGCCGCACGTCCACGCGGGCCTGAAGGCCAAGACGATCACCGACGTGCACGTGTTCGCGCGCCGCGGCCCGGCGTACGCCAAGTTCTCGCCGCTGGAGCTGCGCGAGCTCAACCACTCCCCCAATGTCGAGGTGATCGTGCACCCCGAGGGCTTCGACGTCGACGAGCACGGTGTGGAGCACATCGCCCAGCACAAGGCGCAGAAGATGGTGCTCAACACGCTCACGTCGTGGGTGGGGGCGGACCCGGTCGGCAAGCCGCACCGGATCCACCTGCACTTCGCCGAGGCGCCCGCCGAGATCGTCGCCGACGCCGACGGCCGGGTGACCACGCTGCGCACCGAGCGCACCCACTCCCCGAACGCCGACGGCAACGTCGAGGGCACCGGCGAGATCACCGACTGGGAGGTGCAGCAGGTGTACCGGGCGATCGGCTACCGCAGCAGCGCGCTGCCCGGGCTGCCCTTCGACGACCGCGCCGCCGTGATCCCCAACGACGGCGGCCGGGTGCTCGACCTCGACGGCGACCCGGTCCCGGGCACCTACGTCACCGGCTGGATCAAGCGCGGACCGGTCGGGCTGATCGGCCACACCAAGTCCGACGCCGCCGAGACCGTCGGGCACCTGCTCGCCGAGACCACGCCGACCGCACCCTCGCGCCGCCCCGAGGACGTCGACGCCTACTTCGCCGAGCGCGAGGTGGACGTCGTCACGCACGCCTCGTGGGAGCTCCTCGACGCCCACGAGATCGCCCTCGGCGAGGCCGAGGGCCGGGCCCGGGTCAAGGTCGCCACCCGCGCGGACATGCTCGCGGCCGGTCGGGGCTGA
- a CDS encoding S1C family serine protease, with translation MTPHPFALGTAAVLLVASGAGGAALATHLLEPTTPASTSTSAVAPAPTAPRTAPYLRRQASSPAATAQEVGDATAEQSTGIVQITAILTGGTSAGTGLVLDPDGTVVTNQHVVEGARLIEVTVVTTGETYAARYVGGDATADVAVLRLDGASGLTPVDLSDDPVGVGDEITSVGDAGGDGGALTAATGTVTALHDDITVEGADGTGGPLTDLIRLDAYVVPGDSGGAVLDEDGEVVGMNVAASRDPREATGYAIPIATVEAVVELIGIRLDG, from the coding sequence ATGACCCCTCACCCCTTCGCACTCGGCACGGCCGCGGTGCTGCTCGTCGCCTCGGGCGCCGGCGGTGCCGCGCTCGCCACGCACCTGCTGGAGCCCACCACCCCCGCGTCGACCTCGACCAGCGCGGTCGCCCCCGCCCCGACGGCGCCCCGCACCGCGCCGTACCTCCGCCGCCAGGCGTCCTCCCCCGCCGCCACCGCCCAGGAGGTCGGCGACGCCACCGCCGAGCAGTCCACCGGCATCGTGCAGATCACCGCGATCCTCACCGGCGGCACCAGCGCCGGCACCGGCCTGGTCCTCGACCCCGACGGCACGGTCGTGACCAACCAGCACGTCGTCGAGGGAGCGCGGCTCATCGAGGTCACGGTCGTGACGACCGGCGAGACCTACGCCGCGCGGTACGTCGGCGGCGACGCCACCGCCGACGTCGCCGTGCTGCGGCTGGACGGCGCCTCCGGCCTGACCCCGGTCGACCTGTCCGACGACCCGGTCGGGGTGGGCGACGAGATCACCTCGGTCGGTGACGCCGGCGGCGACGGCGGCGCGCTGACCGCGGCGACCGGCACCGTCACCGCGCTCCACGACGACATCACCGTCGAGGGCGCGGACGGCACCGGCGGCCCCCTCACCGACCTGATCCGGCTGGACGCCTACGTCGTCCCCGGCGACTCCGGCGGCGCGGTGCTCGACGAGGACGGCGAGGTGGTCGGCATGAACGTCGCGGCGTCGCGCGACCCGCGCGAAGCCACCGGCTACGCGATCCCGATCGCCACCGTGGAGGCCGTCGTCGAGCTGATCGGGATCCGCCTAGATGGATGA
- a CDS encoding VOC family protein, with product MTTTELVPYLHVADARAAIEWYCDVLGAEVVYPPIEMPDGRVGHVELAVDGARWMMSDEWPELHAEAPRGDRGLPVTLHLTVPDVDGLCARVTAAGTPLDRGPEDSPPAGRVASFRDPFGHRWLLNRP from the coding sequence ATGACCACCACCGAGCTGGTCCCCTACCTCCACGTCGCCGACGCCCGCGCCGCGATCGAGTGGTACTGCGACGTCCTGGGCGCCGAGGTCGTCTACCCGCCGATCGAGATGCCCGACGGCCGGGTCGGCCATGTCGAGCTCGCCGTCGACGGCGCCCGCTGGATGATGTCCGACGAGTGGCCCGAGCTGCATGCCGAGGCGCCCCGCGGCGACCGCGGCCTGCCGGTCACCCTGCACCTGACCGTCCCCGACGTCGACGGGCTCTGCGCGCGGGTCACCGCCGCCGGCACGCCCCTGGACCGCGGACCCGAGGACTCCCCGCCGGCCGGCCGGGTCGCGTCCTTCCGTGACCCCTTCGGCCACCGCTGGCTCCTCAACCGGCCCTGA
- a CDS encoding helix-turn-helix domain-containing protein: protein MAGNTSVPGATVVSRSLALLFAFDETHRRLALSELARRACLPLPTAHRLVGASRSPRRASGGRWPDRRAAQASIASASSAASSLPRRRA from the coding sequence ATGGCCGGCAACACCTCGGTCCCGGGCGCGACCGTGGTCTCGCGCAGCCTCGCCCTGCTCTTCGCCTTCGACGAGACCCACCGCCGGCTCGCCCTCTCCGAGCTCGCCCGCCGAGCCTGCCTGCCCCTCCCGACCGCGCACCGGCTGGTCGGGGCCTCCAGGTCGCCGCGCAGGGCGTCGGGCGGTCGCTGGCCTGACAGGCGTGCGGCTCAGGCCTCCATCGCCTCCGCCAGCTCCGCGGCGTCGTCGCTGCCGAGGAGGAGGGCATAG
- the cls gene encoding cardiolipin synthase, whose protein sequence is MHLLVPTSTLGWLVFGLDMVLRLVALGVIPGNRKPSTGMAWLLLIMVEPIIGFAIFLLFGRIRLGNRRITRQRTAIAAIRERSRELPLSFDSAKLPAAMARVAHLNENLGSLPLTGGNEVELWPDYRGLMTEMAREIDRARSHVHVQFYITAWDEVTDPVFQAMVRATERGVDVRLLFDHIGSRRIPGYKRMVKRLRGTRIAWHPMLPIKPLQGRFRRPDLRNHRKILVVDGSVGFTGSLNLTEPCYNKPANRRLGREWVELMVRLEGPVVGALNAVFASDWYVETGQVVDLVAVHGEPDRRPEEIFDVPCQVVPSGPGIVAENNLRMFTTLLYAATERISLTSPYFVPDESLLYAVTTAAERGIEVELFVSEVSDQFLVGHAQASYYKALLEAGVRIYQYPAPYILHSKHFTIDDQVAVVGSSNMDMRSFALNYEVSLMMPDPAVVAKMRRIEDTYRALSKELTLAAWDERSPGTKYVDNVARLTAALQ, encoded by the coding sequence ATGCATCTGCTCGTTCCGACCTCGACGCTCGGCTGGCTCGTCTTCGGACTCGACATGGTCCTGCGCCTGGTCGCGCTCGGCGTCATCCCCGGCAACCGGAAGCCGTCGACCGGGATGGCCTGGCTGCTGCTCATCATGGTCGAGCCGATCATCGGGTTCGCGATCTTCCTGCTCTTCGGCAGGATCCGGCTCGGCAACCGCCGGATCACCCGCCAGCGCACGGCGATCGCCGCCATCCGCGAGCGCAGCCGCGAGCTCCCGCTCTCCTTCGACTCCGCCAAGCTGCCGGCGGCGATGGCGCGGGTGGCCCACCTCAACGAGAACCTGGGCTCGCTGCCGCTCACCGGCGGCAACGAGGTCGAGCTGTGGCCCGACTACCGCGGCCTGATGACCGAGATGGCCCGCGAGATCGACCGGGCGCGCAGCCACGTGCACGTGCAGTTCTACATCACCGCATGGGACGAGGTGACCGACCCGGTCTTCCAGGCCATGGTCCGCGCGACCGAGCGCGGCGTCGACGTACGCCTCCTCTTCGACCACATCGGCTCCCGCCGGATCCCGGGCTACAAGAGGATGGTCAAGCGGCTGCGCGGCACCCGGATCGCGTGGCACCCGATGCTGCCGATCAAGCCGCTGCAGGGCCGGTTCCGCCGTCCCGACCTGCGCAACCACCGCAAGATCCTCGTCGTCGACGGCAGCGTCGGGTTCACCGGCTCCCTCAACCTCACCGAGCCCTGCTACAACAAGCCGGCCAACCGCCGGCTCGGCCGCGAGTGGGTCGAGCTGATGGTGCGCCTCGAGGGGCCTGTCGTCGGCGCCCTCAACGCGGTCTTCGCCTCCGACTGGTACGTCGAGACCGGCCAGGTCGTCGACCTCGTCGCCGTGCACGGCGAGCCGGACCGCCGGCCCGAGGAGATCTTCGACGTGCCGTGCCAGGTCGTGCCCAGCGGCCCCGGCATCGTCGCGGAGAACAACCTGCGCATGTTCACCACGCTGCTCTACGCCGCCACCGAGCGGATCTCGCTGACCTCACCGTACTTCGTGCCCGACGAGTCGCTGCTGTACGCCGTCACCACGGCCGCCGAGCGCGGCATCGAGGTCGAGCTGTTCGTGAGCGAGGTGTCCGACCAGTTCCTCGTCGGGCACGCGCAGGCGTCGTACTACAAGGCGCTGCTGGAGGCGGGCGTGCGGATCTACCAGTACCCGGCGCCGTACATCCTCCACTCGAAGCACTTCACCATCGACGACCAGGTCGCCGTCGTCGGCTCGAGCAATATGGACATGCGCTCGTTCGCGCTCAACTACGAGGTCTCGCTGATGATGCCGGACCCCGCCGTGGTCGCGAAGATGCGCCGGATCGAGGACACCTACCGCGCCCTGTCCAAGGAGCTCACCCTCGCCGCGTGGGACGAGCGCTCCCCCGGCACGAAGTACGTCGACAACGTGGCCCGGCTGACCGCCGCCCTCCAGTGA
- the aqpZ gene encoding aquaporin Z translates to MSTQPAVPKIVAAEFLGTFVLVFGGCGTAVLAGEHVGFAGVALAFGLTVLVMAYAVGHISGGHFNPAVTLGAAAGGRIAWKDTPVYIVTQVVAGVVAGAALLLVASGTDGFDAVKSGFASNGYDDRSPLGYSLLACLVIEVLLTAVFLWVILGTTDTRAPKGFAPLAIGLALTLIHLISIPVTNTSVNPARSIGVGLFAGGDAIGQLWLFIVAPVVGGLIAGFSYALLLGSDDAAELAEAMEA, encoded by the coding sequence ATGTCCACTCAACCCGCTGTCCCCAAGATCGTCGCCGCGGAGTTCCTCGGCACCTTCGTCCTCGTCTTCGGCGGCTGCGGAACGGCCGTCCTCGCGGGTGAGCACGTCGGCTTCGCCGGCGTCGCGCTCGCCTTCGGCCTGACCGTCCTCGTGATGGCCTACGCGGTCGGTCACATCTCCGGCGGCCACTTCAACCCGGCCGTCACGCTGGGAGCCGCGGCCGGCGGCCGGATCGCCTGGAAGGACACCCCGGTCTACATCGTCACCCAGGTCGTGGCCGGCGTCGTCGCCGGCGCGGCGCTCCTGCTGGTGGCCAGCGGCACGGACGGCTTCGACGCCGTGAAGAGCGGCTTCGCCTCCAACGGGTACGACGACCGCTCGCCGCTCGGCTACAGCCTGCTCGCCTGCCTGGTGATCGAGGTGCTGCTGACCGCGGTGTTCCTGTGGGTGATCCTCGGGACCACCGACACCCGCGCGCCCAAGGGCTTCGCGCCGCTGGCCATCGGGCTCGCGCTGACCCTGATCCACCTGATCAGCATCCCGGTCACCAACACCTCGGTGAACCCGGCGCGCTCGATCGGCGTGGGCCTGTTCGCCGGCGGCGACGCGATCGGCCAGCTCTGGCTGTTCATCGTCGCGCCCGTCGTCGGCGGCCTGATCGCCGGGTTCTCCTATGCCCTCCTCCTCGGCAGCGACGACGCCGCGGAGCTGGCGGAGGCGATGGAGGCCTGA
- a CDS encoding LysR family transcriptional regulator, whose translation MLGPRVPDLRALELLVVVSRTGSLGAAAAELGISQQAASSRVRTMEALVGEPLVARSRRGSELTPTGELVVQWADRVLDAAQELDAGIAALRADRRGHLDIAASLTIAEHLLPGWLVGLRTHQVQHGQQPTEVTMTATNTARVAELVRAGDVTLGFVEGPEAPRGLRRRLVGTDELVVVVGPAHPWALRSRRRVSAETLAATPLVVREAGSGTRTVLERALSGLPQAAPVLELSSTAAVRAAVAAGAGPAAVGAHAVRDDLATGRLVRITVTGLDLTRRLHAVWKGGPHPPEGPARELVAWAARDTRT comes from the coding sequence ATGCTCGGTCCCCGTGTTCCCGACCTGCGGGCCCTGGAGCTGCTCGTCGTGGTCTCCCGCACCGGGAGCCTGGGCGCCGCGGCGGCCGAGCTGGGCATCAGCCAGCAGGCGGCGTCCTCGCGGGTGCGGACCATGGAGGCGCTCGTCGGCGAGCCGCTCGTCGCGCGCAGCAGGCGGGGCTCCGAGCTCACCCCGACCGGCGAGCTGGTCGTCCAGTGGGCCGACCGCGTGCTCGATGCCGCCCAGGAGCTGGACGCCGGCATCGCCGCGCTGCGGGCCGACCGGCGCGGCCACCTCGACATCGCCGCCAGCCTCACCATCGCCGAGCACCTGCTGCCCGGCTGGCTGGTGGGCCTGCGCACCCACCAGGTGCAGCACGGCCAGCAGCCCACCGAGGTCACCATGACCGCCACCAACACCGCACGGGTCGCCGAGCTGGTGCGGGCCGGCGACGTCACGCTCGGCTTCGTGGAGGGACCGGAGGCGCCGCGCGGGCTGCGCCGGCGCCTGGTCGGCACCGACGAGCTGGTCGTGGTCGTCGGTCCCGCCCACCCGTGGGCGCTGCGGTCCCGCCGCCGGGTGAGCGCCGAGACGCTCGCGGCCACGCCGCTCGTCGTCCGCGAGGCGGGGTCGGGGACCCGGACCGTGCTGGAGCGCGCGCTGAGCGGGCTGCCGCAGGCGGCACCGGTCCTCGAGCTGTCGAGTACGGCGGCCGTGCGGGCCGCGGTCGCCGCGGGTGCCGGCCCCGCGGCCGTCGGCGCGCACGCCGTCCGCGACGACCTCGCCACCGGCCGGCTGGTGCGGATCACCGTCACCGGCCTCGACCTCACCCGCCGCCTGCACGCGGTGTGGAAGGGCGGGCCGCACCCGCCCGAGGGGCCGGCGCGGGAGCTCGTCGCCTGGGCGGCCCGCGACACTCGTACCTGA
- a CDS encoding RDD family protein, protein MRHATVTGQYAGPVSRAAAVAIDVGVVLASYSIGVALAGFLLDAILDVSLEEGTGAVASIALLAWGAVYVVVSTAVSGRTVGKAVVGLKVVSRHGRPVGPGACLVRTLVLPLSTSFFGVGALLVVLRRDHRALHDLIARTAVVYDWGDRPAQLPGPLTAYLRARDAA, encoded by the coding sequence GTGAGGCACGCGACGGTCACCGGCCAGTACGCCGGGCCGGTGAGCCGGGCCGCGGCGGTCGCCATCGACGTGGGGGTGGTGCTGGCGTCGTACTCGATCGGGGTGGCGCTGGCCGGCTTCCTGCTGGACGCGATCCTCGACGTCTCGCTCGAGGAGGGCACCGGCGCGGTGGCGTCGATCGCACTGCTCGCGTGGGGCGCGGTGTACGTCGTCGTCAGCACCGCGGTGAGCGGACGGACCGTGGGCAAGGCGGTCGTCGGCCTCAAGGTCGTCTCCCGGCACGGGCGCCCCGTCGGCCCGGGCGCCTGCCTCGTGCGAACCCTGGTCCTGCCGCTGAGCACCTCCTTCTTCGGCGTGGGCGCGCTGCTCGTCGTGCTGCGCCGCGACCACCGGGCGCTGCACGACCTGATCGCGCGGACCGCGGTCGTCTACGACTGGGGCGACCGGCCGGCGCAGCTGCCGGGGCCGCTGACGGCGTACCTCCGGGCGCGCGACGCGGCCTGA
- a CDS encoding phenylalanine 4-monooxygenase — MFEEAQYFAPVTADEDGSLKVHLGADHPGFADPAYRARRDALATLASNWRPGTPCPTAEYTDDEHEVWRVVSEALVTKHRAYGCREFLDGKESLGLPIDRIPQLAEVGEWLAPLTGFSYRPAAGLVPLREFYGSLADRGFWSTQYVRHHSVPLYTPEPDVLHEVVGHGNTLANPRFTALYELAGQASRRVASTEALEFVSKVFWFTLEFGVLWESGELKAYGAGILSSPGEIEAFRGMTIRPLDIAAMGTQLYDITDYQDVLYVAESFSQLEDVVGGFWATCTDDSIAEILARTPAHA; from the coding sequence ATGTTCGAGGAAGCCCAGTACTTCGCCCCGGTGACCGCCGACGAGGACGGCTCGCTCAAGGTCCACCTCGGCGCCGACCACCCCGGCTTCGCCGACCCGGCGTACCGCGCCCGCCGCGACGCCCTGGCCACGCTGGCCAGCAACTGGCGGCCGGGCACGCCCTGCCCGACGGCGGAGTACACCGACGACGAGCACGAGGTGTGGCGCGTGGTCAGCGAGGCGCTGGTCACCAAGCATCGCGCGTACGGCTGCCGCGAGTTCCTCGACGGCAAGGAGTCGCTCGGCCTGCCGATCGACCGGATCCCCCAGCTCGCCGAGGTCGGCGAGTGGCTGGCGCCGCTCACCGGCTTCAGCTACCGCCCGGCCGCCGGGCTGGTCCCGCTGCGCGAGTTCTACGGCTCGCTCGCCGACAGGGGCTTCTGGTCGACGCAGTACGTCCGACACCACTCCGTGCCGCTCTACACCCCCGAGCCCGACGTCCTGCACGAGGTCGTCGGCCACGGCAACACCCTCGCCAACCCTCGCTTCACCGCCCTCTACGAGCTCGCCGGCCAGGCCTCGCGCCGGGTCGCCTCGACCGAGGCGCTGGAGTTCGTGAGCAAGGTGTTCTGGTTCACCCTCGAGTTCGGCGTGCTGTGGGAGTCCGGCGAGCTCAAGGCGTACGGCGCCGGCATCCTCTCCTCCCCCGGCGAGATCGAGGCGTTCCGCGGCATGACCATCCGCCCGCTCGACATCGCGGCCATGGGCACCCAGCTCTACGACATCACCGACTACCAGGACGTCCTGTACGTCGCGGAGTCGTTCAGCCAGCTCGAGGACGTCGTCGGCGGGTTCTGGGCGACCTGCACCGACGACTCGATCGCCGAGATCCTGGCGCGCACCCCCGCCCACGCCTGA
- a CDS encoding SDR family NAD(P)-dependent oxidoreductase — protein sequence MDLGLAGSAALVTGGNRGIGRATAAALAREGARVVLLARDAATLAATATEIGAAGYVVADTTDDTSVVTAVTEAATLLGGLDVLVNCAAPRATTAATPGLAGLDDADFLRNLDTKALGYLRTARAAAPYLRQHGGAIVNISGMNARSTGNIAGSVRNIAVVALSKNLADELGPAGISVCCVHPGLTVTERTEGDEGYAATASANALGRPITAAEVADVIAFLASPRGRIANGAVITADGGRPGSLWA from the coding sequence ATGGACCTCGGACTCGCTGGATCCGCCGCGCTCGTCACCGGCGGCAACCGCGGCATCGGCCGCGCCACGGCGGCGGCCCTGGCCCGCGAGGGCGCGCGCGTCGTCCTCCTGGCCCGCGACGCCGCCACCCTCGCCGCCACCGCCACGGAGATCGGCGCGGCCGGGTACGTCGTGGCCGACACCACCGACGACACCTCCGTCGTCACCGCCGTCACCGAGGCCGCCACCCTGCTGGGCGGGCTGGACGTCCTCGTCAACTGCGCGGCGCCGCGCGCGACCACCGCGGCCACGCCCGGGCTGGCCGGCCTCGACGACGCCGACTTCCTGCGCAATCTGGACACCAAGGCGCTCGGGTACCTCCGCACCGCGCGCGCCGCGGCGCCGTACCTGCGCCAGCACGGCGGGGCGATCGTCAACATCAGCGGCATGAACGCGCGCTCGACCGGCAATATCGCCGGCTCGGTCCGCAATATCGCGGTCGTCGCGCTGAGCAAGAACCTCGCCGACGAGCTCGGGCCCGCCGGCATCTCGGTCTGCTGCGTCCACCCCGGCCTCACCGTCACCGAGCGGACCGAGGGCGACGAGGGGTACGCCGCCACGGCGTCCGCCAACGCGCTCGGCCGGCCGATCACCGCCGCGGAGGTCGCCGACGTCATCGCCTTCCTGGCCTCGCCGCGCGGCCGGATCGCCAACGGCGCCGTCATCACCGCGGACGGCGGCCGCCCCGGCAGCCTCTGGGCCTGA